A genome region from Setaria italica strain Yugu1 chromosome III, Setaria_italica_v2.0, whole genome shotgun sequence includes the following:
- the LOC101764844 gene encoding uncharacterized protein LOC101764844, translating to MGGSRRKLKRSRAKVQVGLPRKKPREFKPAFELPEALAAAAAAEGGAGWDAEGSVVKNYAAFGVVANPNLLGAHARGTPRLVQSAPLQAPDIAAARAPIPEFEPIDTGSDLENDDLKSALGKKRKDGKSAPLQPLTKIQRVCIGRLIEKYGDDFKAMFMDTKLNAMQHSVGTLKKLCERYHADGKTFVYPL from the exons atGGGGGGCTCGCGGCgcaagttgaagcgctcccgCGCCAAGGTCCAGGTGGGGCTCCCGCGCAAGAAGCCGAGAGAGTTCAAGCCGGCCTTCGAACTCCCcgaggcgctcgccgccgccgccgccgccgaaggcgGCGCGGGCTGGGACGCCGAGGGCAGCGTGGTGAAGAACTACGCCGCGTTCGGGGTGGTGGCCAACCCCAACCTCCTCGGCGCGCACGCCCGTGGCACCCCGCGGCTCGTCCAGAGCGCGCCGCTGCAGGCGcccgacatcgccgccgcgcgcgcgcccatCCCGGAGTTCGAGCCCAtcgacaccggcagcgaccTCGAGAACGATG ATCTGAAATCTGCACTtgggaagaaaaggaaggatGGCAAATCTGCACCATTGCAACCACTGACTAAAATTCAACGTGTTTGCATCGGCAGATTAATAGAGAAGTATGGTGATGACTTCAAG GCCATGTTCATGGATACCAAGCTGAACGCAATGCAGCACTCAGTGGGTACTCTGAAGAAGCTCTGCGAAAGGTACCACGCTGATGGCAAGACTTTTGTGTATCCACTGTAG